One window of the Bradyrhizobium sp. NP1 genome contains the following:
- a CDS encoding O-acetyl-ADP-ribose deacetylase, whose translation MIARQVGQTQLQTIVADITTLRVDAIVNAANTSLLGGGGVDGAIHRAAGPDLLAECRTLDGCATGDAKITAGYRLPARHVIHAVGPVWHGGSHREDELLASCYRRAIELGAAHGLASIAFPAISTGVYRFPAERAAGIAIATTVEALSRAPSLEQVIFCCFSQESARLHDQAITRL comes from the coding sequence TTGATCGCGCGTCAGGTCGGACAGACGCAGCTTCAAACCATCGTTGCCGACATCACCACGTTGCGCGTTGACGCCATCGTCAACGCGGCCAACACGTCGCTTCTGGGCGGAGGCGGCGTCGATGGCGCCATTCATCGCGCTGCCGGTCCTGACCTGCTGGCGGAGTGCCGCACGCTCGACGGCTGCGCCACGGGCGATGCGAAAATCACGGCTGGATATCGCCTGCCGGCCCGCCACGTCATCCATGCTGTCGGTCCCGTGTGGCATGGCGGGAGCCATCGCGAGGACGAATTGCTCGCCTCCTGCTACCGCCGCGCCATCGAATTGGGCGCGGCCCACGGCCTGGCCTCGATTGCCTTTCCCGCCATTTCCACCGGCGTCTATCGTTTCCCGGCGGAGCGTGCCGCCGGCATTGCGATCGCAACGACGGTGGAGGCGCTGTCTCGCGCGCCGTCGCTTGAACAGGTCATTTTCTGCTGCTTCTCGCAGGAAAGCGCGCGGCTGCATGATCAGGCGATCACACGGCTCTAG
- the grxD gene encoding Grx4 family monothiol glutaredoxin, producing the protein MSIEQFIDNEVKSNDVVLFMKGTPQFPQCGFSGQVVQILDHIGVGYKGLNVLESAELRNGIKVYSNWPTIPQLYVKGEFVGGCDIIREMFQSGELQQLFADKGVPVDAAA; encoded by the coding sequence ATGAGCATCGAGCAATTCATCGACAATGAAGTGAAGTCCAACGACGTCGTGCTGTTCATGAAGGGCACACCGCAATTTCCGCAGTGCGGTTTCTCCGGGCAGGTGGTGCAGATCCTCGACCATATCGGTGTCGGTTATAAGGGCCTGAACGTCCTGGAGTCGGCCGAGCTGCGCAACGGCATCAAGGTCTATTCGAACTGGCCGACCATCCCCCAGCTCTACGTCAAGGGTGAGTTCGTCGGCGGCTGCGACATCATCCGCGAGATGTTCCAGTCCGGCGAATTGCAGCAGCTCTTTGCCGACAAGGGCGTTCCGGTCGACGCCGCGGCGTAA
- the egtB gene encoding ergothioneine biosynthesis protein EgtB yields the protein MTTPSAAATLASPSQSLFSDSGTLAQDLVEAFLAVRGETERRAASLSAEDQLIQSMPDASPAKWHRAHTTWFFEQFLLGEHSAGYTPFHPDYAFLFNSYYVSAGPRHARHRRGDLTRPGADAITAYRRHVDAAVVKFFHEASEEKLRTIRPLVEVGLNHEQQHQELMLTDILHAFAQNPILPAYDPAWRFPAATRAGGEWVALQEGIHSIGHGDDSFHFDNEKPAHRALVGPVRLSRNLVTNADWLDFIKDGGYRTATLWLMDGFAAASNEGWQAPGHWREIDGRWHVMTLGGLRPVDPAAAVCHVSYYEADAFARWAGKHLPTEMEWEVAARAGQLNDAFGIVWQWTRSAYTPYPGYRAADGALGEYNGKFMVNQLVLRGSSLATPDGHSRITYRNFFYPHHRWQFTGLRLADYD from the coding sequence GTGACGACACCATCCGCTGCGGCCACGCTCGCCTCCCCCAGTCAGTCACTTTTTTCTGATTCCGGCACCCTCGCCCAGGATCTGGTCGAAGCCTTCCTCGCCGTCCGCGGCGAGACCGAGCGTCGCGCCGCTTCGCTTTCGGCCGAGGACCAGCTCATCCAGTCGATGCCGGACGCGAGCCCAGCGAAGTGGCACCGCGCCCATACCACCTGGTTCTTCGAGCAATTCCTGCTCGGCGAGCACAGCGCGGGCTACACGCCTTTCCATCCCGACTACGCTTTCCTGTTCAACTCCTACTACGTCAGTGCGGGCCCGCGACATGCACGACATCGGCGCGGCGACCTCACGCGCCCTGGCGCTGACGCGATCACCGCCTATCGCCGCCATGTCGATGCGGCGGTGGTGAAGTTCTTCCACGAGGCGTCTGAGGAAAAGCTGCGCACCATCCGGCCGCTGGTCGAGGTCGGGCTCAACCACGAGCAGCAGCACCAGGAATTGATGCTGACCGACATCCTGCATGCCTTCGCGCAGAACCCGATCCTGCCGGCCTACGATCCTGCCTGGCGTTTCCCGGCGGCGACCCGTGCCGGCGGCGAATGGGTCGCGTTGCAGGAAGGCATTCACTCGATCGGTCACGGCGACGACAGTTTCCATTTCGACAATGAGAAGCCGGCGCACCGCGCCCTCGTCGGCCCGGTGAGGCTCAGCCGCAACCTCGTCACCAATGCCGACTGGCTCGACTTCATCAAGGATGGCGGCTACCGCACGGCGACTCTTTGGCTGATGGACGGCTTTGCCGCCGCAAGCAACGAAGGCTGGCAGGCGCCCGGCCACTGGCGCGAGATCGACGGCCGATGGCACGTGATGACGCTCGGCGGCCTGCGCCCGGTCGATCCGGCGGCTGCGGTTTGCCATGTCAGCTACTACGAGGCGGACGCGTTTGCCCGCTGGGCGGGAAAGCACCTTCCGACCGAGATGGAATGGGAGGTCGCCGCGCGGGCCGGCCAGCTCAACGACGCATTCGGCATCGTGTGGCAATGGACCCGCAGTGCGTACACGCCCTATCCCGGCTATCGCGCCGCCGACGGCGCGCTCGGCGAATACAACGGCAAGTTCATGGTCAACCAGCTCGTGCTGCGCGGCTCATCGCTTGCAACCCCCGACGGCCACAGCCGTATCACATATCGCAACTTCTTCTATCCGCACCATCGCTGGCAATTCACCGGATTGCGCCTCGCCGATTACGACTGA